Proteins from a genomic interval of Rosa chinensis cultivar Old Blush chromosome 2, RchiOBHm-V2, whole genome shotgun sequence:
- the LOC112187774 gene encoding AP2-like ethylene-responsive transcription factor At1g16060, producing MAKTSQKIQKNTTPSSSNNSNTTTSTTTSSPPATKVKRTRKSVRRDSPPQRSSIYRGVTRHRWTGRYEAHLWDKNCWNESQNKKGRQVYLGAYDDEEAAARAYDLAALKYWGQDTILNLPVSTYEEELKEMDGQSKEEYIGSLRRKSSGFSRGVSKYRGVARHHHNGRWEARIGRVFGNKYLYLGTYATQEEAATAYDMAAIEYRGLNAVTNFDLSRYIKSLCPNNENIPNNTQPNPNADLSSIQNPDSKVELGFMPHNPSPSTSESMVAVPRPGNGSSASSALGLLLQSPKFKEMLERTSVVDCSSTTTLEPNMPRRSFPDDIQTYFDCQDLNSYAEGDDIIFGELNSFASPVFHCELDA from the exons ATGGCGAAAACCTCACAGAAGATCCAAAAGAATACAACTCCAAGCTCTAGCAATAATAGCAACACCACCACTAGTACTACTACTAGTAGTCCTCCGGCCACCAAGGTCAAGCGGACGCGTAAAAGTGTACGCCGCGACTCTCCGCCTCAGCGGAGCTCCATCTACAGAGGAGTCACAAG GCATCGATGGACGGGTCGGTATGAAGCTCATTTGTGGGATAAGAACTGTTGGAATGAGTCACAGAACAAGAAAGGCAGACAAG TCTATTTAG GGGcatatgatgatgaagaagctgCTGCACGTGCCTATGACTTGGCAGCATTAAAGTACTGGGGACAAGATACAATCCTCAATTTGCCA GTTTCCACCTATGAGGAAGAGCTCAAAGAAATGGACGGTCAGTCTAAAGAAGAATACATTGGATCATTGAGGAG GAAGAGTAGTGGATTTTCTCGTGGTGTTTCAAAATATAGAGGTGTAGCAAG ACACCACCATAATGGAAGATGGGAGGCTCGAATCGGAAGAGTATTTGGAAACAAATATCTCTACCTTGGAACCTATG CGACGCAAGAAGAAGCAGCTACAGCTTACGACATGGCAGCAATAGAGTATCGTGGACTTAATGCCGTAACGAACTTCGATCTTAGCCGTTACATCAAGTCACTGTGCCCCAATAATGAGAACATTCCCAACAACACGCAACCAAACCCTAATGCTGACCTCAGTTCGATTCAAAACCCTGATTCTAAGGTAGAGTTAGGGTTTATGCCCCACAACCCGAGTCCGAGCACTAGCGAGTCAATGGTAGCAGTGCCACGGCCGGGGAATGGTTCGTCGGCATCATCTGCACTAGGGCTTTTATTGCAGTCCCCTAAGTTCAAGGAAATGCTCGAGAGGACGTCAGTGGTAGACTGCTCGTCAACGACGACTTTGGAGCCAAACATGCCGCGCCGGAGTTTCCCCGATGACATTCAAACGTACTTTGATTGTCAAGATTTGAATAGCTATGCAGAAGGAGACGACATTATTTTCGGGGAGTTAAACTCATTTGCTTCACCTGTTTTTCATTGTGAACTTGACGCCTGA